A genomic region of Streptomyces sp. NBC_00247 contains the following coding sequences:
- the glmS gene encoding glutamine--fructose-6-phosphate transaminase (isomerizing), which produces MCGIVGYVGSQSAQDVVVAGLKRLEYRGYDSAGVAVLADGGLASARKAGKLVNLEKELKDRPLPAGLTGIGHTRWATHGAPTDANAHPHLDNAGRVAVVHNGIIENFATLRTELTRRGHDLTSDTDTEVVAHLLAEEFGAGSGLAESMRRVCRRLEGAFTLVAVHADEPDTVVGARRNSPLVVGVGDGEAFLASDVAAFIAHTRDAVELGQDQVVEVRRDRVTVTGFDGTPAEVRGYHVDWDASAAEKGGYDSFMLKEIAEQPRAVADTLLGRIDGEGALTLDEVRLTPSVLREIDKVVVVACGTAYHAGLIAKYAIEHWTRLPCETELASEFRYRDPILSPNTLVVAISQSGETMDTLMALRHAREQGAHVLAICNTNGSTIPRESDAVLYTHAGPEVAVASTKAFLTQLVACYLVALYLAQVRGTKFGDEIRTIVRQLADIPDAVESVLATMEPVRELARSLAHKNTVLFLGRHVGHPVALEGALKLKELAYMHAEGFAAGELKHGPIALIEEDLPVVVVAPSPRGRSVLHDKIVSNIQEIRARGARTIVVAEEGDERVAPYADHLITIPVTPTLLQPLVATVPLQVFACELATARGNEVDQPRNLAKSVTVE; this is translated from the coding sequence ATGTGTGGAATCGTGGGTTATGTCGGATCACAGTCGGCGCAGGACGTAGTCGTCGCGGGGCTCAAGCGGCTGGAGTACCGGGGGTACGACTCCGCCGGGGTCGCCGTGCTGGCGGACGGGGGACTGGCCAGCGCCCGTAAGGCGGGAAAGCTGGTCAACCTGGAGAAGGAGCTCAAGGACCGGCCGCTGCCCGCCGGTCTCACCGGAATCGGGCACACCCGGTGGGCGACGCACGGGGCGCCGACGGACGCCAACGCGCACCCGCACCTGGACAACGCGGGCCGGGTCGCCGTCGTGCACAACGGGATCATCGAGAACTTCGCCACCCTGCGCACCGAGTTGACCCGGCGCGGGCACGACCTCACCTCGGACACCGACACCGAGGTGGTGGCGCACCTGCTGGCCGAGGAGTTCGGGGCGGGCAGCGGGCTCGCCGAGTCGATGCGGCGGGTCTGCCGACGCCTCGAAGGGGCCTTCACCCTGGTCGCCGTACACGCGGACGAGCCGGACACCGTCGTCGGCGCGCGGCGCAACTCACCGCTGGTGGTGGGGGTCGGGGACGGGGAGGCGTTCCTCGCCTCGGACGTCGCCGCGTTCATCGCGCACACCCGGGACGCCGTCGAGCTGGGCCAGGACCAGGTGGTGGAGGTACGCCGGGACCGGGTCACCGTCACCGGGTTCGACGGTACGCCCGCCGAGGTGCGCGGCTACCACGTCGACTGGGACGCCTCCGCCGCCGAGAAGGGCGGGTACGACTCCTTCATGCTCAAGGAGATCGCCGAGCAGCCCCGGGCCGTAGCCGACACCCTCCTCGGGCGCATCGACGGCGAGGGCGCGCTGACGCTGGACGAGGTGCGCCTGACGCCGAGCGTGCTGCGGGAGATCGACAAGGTGGTCGTGGTGGCCTGCGGCACCGCGTACCACGCGGGTCTGATCGCCAAGTACGCCATCGAGCACTGGACCCGGCTGCCCTGCGAGACCGAGCTGGCCAGCGAGTTCCGCTACCGCGACCCGATCCTCTCGCCGAACACCCTGGTCGTCGCGATCTCGCAGTCCGGCGAGACCATGGACACCCTCATGGCGCTCCGGCACGCCCGTGAGCAGGGCGCGCACGTGCTGGCCATCTGCAACACCAACGGCTCGACCATCCCGCGCGAGTCCGACGCCGTCCTCTACACGCACGCCGGGCCCGAGGTCGCGGTCGCCTCCACCAAGGCGTTCCTCACCCAACTCGTCGCCTGCTACCTCGTCGCGCTCTACCTCGCACAGGTGCGCGGGACGAAGTTCGGCGACGAGATCCGTACGATCGTCCGTCAACTGGCCGACATCCCGGACGCCGTCGAGAGCGTCCTCGCCACCATGGAGCCGGTCCGCGAGCTGGCCCGTTCCCTCGCGCACAAGAACACCGTGCTCTTCCTCGGCCGCCACGTCGGCCACCCGGTGGCGCTGGAGGGGGCGTTGAAGCTCAAGGAACTCGCGTACATGCACGCGGAGGGGTTCGCGGCGGGGGAGCTGAAGCACGGGCCGATCGCGCTGATCGAGGAGGACCTGCCGGTCGTCGTGGTCGCCCCGTCCCCGCGCGGGCGGTCCGTCCTGCACGACAAGATCGTCTCCAACATCCAGGAGATCCGCGCCCGGGGCGCCCGCACCATCGTCGTCGCGGAGGAGGGCGACGAGAGGGTCGCCCCGTACGCCGACCACCTCATTACGATTCCGGTGACGCCTACGCTGCTTCAGCCCCTGGTCGCCACGGTCCCGTTGCAGGTCTTCGCCTGCGAACTCGCGACGGCCCGGGGCAACGAGGTGGACCAGCCGCGCAACCTGGCGAAGTCCGTGACCGTGGAATAG
- a CDS encoding DoxX family protein: protein MDIAYWIVAALLAVFYLYAGGKKAAQSKERLAPMMGWVDTVPMGAVRGIGAVEILGAAGLILPPLTGIAPVLALVAALGLVVLQLLAGGLHLFRGEVKETGLNAALIVLAAVAAWLAAAR from the coding sequence ATGGACATCGCGTACTGGATCGTCGCAGCGCTTCTGGCGGTCTTCTACCTCTACGCCGGAGGCAAGAAGGCCGCCCAGAGCAAGGAGCGGCTCGCGCCCATGATGGGCTGGGTGGACACCGTGCCGATGGGGGCGGTCCGGGGGATCGGGGCCGTCGAGATCCTCGGGGCGGCCGGGCTGATCCTGCCGCCGCTCACCGGGATCGCCCCCGTCCTCGCGCTGGTCGCCGCGCTCGGCCTCGTCGTGCTCCAACTCCTCGCGGGCGGGCTGCACCTGTTCCGGGGCGAGGTCAAGGAGACCGGGCTCAACGCCGCGCTCATCGTGCTCGCCGCCGTGGCCGCCTGGCTCGCTGCCGCCCGCTGA
- a CDS encoding winged helix-turn-helix transcriptional regulator, giving the protein MSKNRGSCLIRGDGGRTIRGLLDRIGDRWSLLVVATLDGERLRFGELQHRVPGISQRMLTRTLRNLERDGLVRRTSYPEVPPRVEYELTARGRTLIGPAVALAEWAVDHGPAVEVSRAEYDGA; this is encoded by the coding sequence ATGTCGAAGAACCGAGGCTCCTGTCTCATCCGCGGCGACGGCGGCCGTACGATCCGGGGCCTGCTGGACCGCATCGGCGACCGCTGGTCCCTGCTGGTCGTGGCCACCCTCGACGGCGAACGCCTCCGCTTCGGCGAACTCCAGCACCGCGTCCCCGGCATCTCCCAGCGCATGCTGACCCGCACCCTGCGGAACCTGGAGCGGGACGGGCTGGTGCGCCGGACGTCCTACCCGGAGGTGCCGCCCCGGGTCGAGTACGAACTCACGGCGCGGGGGCGGACCTTGATCGGGCCGGCGGTGGCGTTGGCGGAGTGGGCCGTGGATCACGGCCCGGCGGTGGAGGTCAGCCGGGCGGAGTACGACGGCGCGTAG
- a CDS encoding DUF488 domain-containing protein has protein sequence MSGEDGGSGIRVRRVYDPPEPRADGVRVLVDRLWPRGVSKERAAVDRWLKDITPSNELRGWYHQDRSGARYDAFVDRYRAELDDSAHAESVALLLGLLEGDDPVTLVTSVKDIDAGHVPVLVEYLEHARAHRPGGA, from the coding sequence ATGAGCGGTGAGGACGGCGGCAGCGGCATCCGGGTCCGCAGGGTCTACGACCCGCCCGAGCCGCGCGCGGACGGCGTCCGGGTGCTGGTCGACCGGCTCTGGCCGCGCGGGGTCTCCAAGGAGCGGGCCGCCGTCGACCGGTGGCTGAAGGACATCACCCCCTCGAACGAACTGCGCGGCTGGTACCACCAGGACCGCTCCGGCGCCCGGTACGACGCGTTCGTGGACCGCTACCGCGCCGAGCTCGACGACTCCGCGCACGCCGAGTCGGTCGCCCTCCTGCTGGGGCTGCTGGAGGGCGACGACCCGGTGACGCTGGTGACCTCCGTCAAGGACATCGACGCCGGCCATGTGCCCGTCCTCGTCGAGTACCTGGAACACGCGCGGGCCCACCGCCCCGGCGGCGCCTGA
- the coaA gene encoding type I pantothenate kinase has product MITTPPRGSQRRTEHGPTPYVDLSRAEWSALRDKTPLPLTAEEVERLRGLGDVIDLDEVREVYLPLSRLLNLYVQATSGLRGALNTFLGDAGNGHGAQRGTPFVIGVAGSVAVGKSTSARLLQALLARWPEHPRVELVTTDGFLLPMKELRARGLTSRKGFPESYDRRALTRFVADVKSGKAEVTAPVYSHLIYDIVPDERLTVRRPDILIVEGLNVLQPALPGSDGRTRVGLADYFDFSVYVDARAEDIESWYLARFRKLRATAFQDPSSYFTKYTQVSEEEAMEYARTTWRTINKPNLLENVAPTRSRATLVLRKGPDHKVQRLSLRKL; this is encoded by the coding sequence GTGATCACAACGCCGCCCCGTGGCAGCCAGCGTCGCACCGAGCACGGGCCGACGCCCTACGTCGACCTCTCGCGCGCCGAGTGGAGTGCCCTCCGCGACAAGACCCCGCTGCCGCTGACCGCCGAGGAGGTGGAGCGGCTGCGCGGCCTCGGGGACGTCATCGACCTCGACGAGGTCCGCGAGGTCTACCTCCCGCTCTCCCGGCTGCTCAACCTGTACGTCCAGGCCACCTCGGGCCTGCGCGGCGCCCTGAACACCTTCCTCGGGGACGCGGGCAACGGTCACGGGGCGCAGCGCGGTACCCCGTTCGTCATAGGGGTCGCGGGGAGCGTGGCGGTCGGCAAGTCGACCAGTGCCCGGCTGCTCCAGGCGCTGCTGGCGCGGTGGCCGGAGCACCCCCGGGTGGAGCTGGTGACCACGGACGGGTTCCTGCTGCCGATGAAGGAGCTGCGGGCGCGCGGGCTGACCTCGCGGAAGGGGTTCCCGGAGTCGTACGACCGGCGGGCGCTGACCCGGTTCGTCGCGGACGTGAAGTCGGGGAAGGCGGAGGTCACGGCCCCCGTCTACTCGCACCTGATCTACGACATCGTGCCCGACGAGCGGCTCACCGTGCGCCGCCCGGACATCCTGATCGTGGAAGGGCTGAACGTCCTCCAGCCGGCGCTGCCGGGCAGTGACGGCCGGACCAGGGTGGGGCTCGCGGACTACTTCGACTTCAGCGTGTACGTGGACGCGCGTGCCGAGGACATCGAGAGCTGGTACCTCGCCCGGTTCCGCAAGCTCCGCGCAACGGCGTTCCAGGACCCGTCCTCGTACTTCACGAAGTACACCCAGGTCTCCGAGGAGGAGGCCATGGAGTACGCGCGCACCACCTGGCGGACCATCAACAAGCCGAACCTGCTGGAGAACGTGGCGCCCACCCGCAGCCGGGCGACGCTGGTGCTGCGCAAGGGCCCGGACCACAAGGTGCAGCGGCTCTCCCTGCGGAAGCTGTAG
- the glmM gene encoding phosphoglucosamine mutase, with translation MGRLFGTDGVRGVANADLTAELALGLSVAAAHVLAEAGTFEGHRPTAVVGRDPRASGEFLEAAVVAGLASAGVDVLRVGVLPTPAVAYLTGVLGADIGVMLSASHNAMPDNGVKFFARGGHKLADELEDRIETVYDQHRTGAPWARPTGAGVGRVTDYTEGFERYVAHLIGVLPNRLDGLKVVLDEAHGAAAYVSPEAFARAGAEVVTIGADPDGLNINDGCGSTHLGLLQAAVVENGADFGIAHDGDADRCLAVDAQGNEIDGDQILAVLALAMRDAGQLRGNTVVGTVMSNLGFKMAMEREGIELVQTAVGDRYVLEAMKAEGYALGGEQSGHVIVLDHATTGDGTLTGLMLAARVAATGRTLAELAGVMQRLPQVLVNVPDVDKSRVSTSAELAAAVAEAERELGATGRVLLRKSGTEPLVRVMVEAADFGQAQAIAGRLADVVKSALG, from the coding sequence GTGGGACGACTCTTCGGTACGGACGGCGTGCGCGGGGTCGCCAACGCGGATCTCACGGCCGAGCTGGCGCTCGGGCTGTCGGTCGCGGCGGCGCACGTGCTCGCCGAGGCGGGCACCTTCGAGGGGCACCGCCCCACGGCCGTGGTCGGCCGTGACCCCCGCGCCTCCGGAGAGTTCCTCGAAGCCGCCGTGGTGGCCGGTCTCGCCAGCGCGGGCGTCGACGTCCTGCGGGTCGGTGTGCTGCCCACGCCGGCCGTGGCGTACCTCACCGGCGTGCTCGGCGCCGACATCGGGGTCATGCTCTCCGCCAGCCACAACGCCATGCCCGACAACGGCGTCAAGTTCTTCGCTCGCGGCGGCCACAAGCTCGCCGACGAGCTGGAAGACCGCATCGAGACCGTCTACGACCAGCACCGCACCGGCGCGCCCTGGGCCCGCCCCACCGGAGCCGGCGTGGGCCGAGTCACCGACTACACCGAGGGCTTCGAGCGGTACGTCGCCCACCTCATCGGCGTCCTGCCGAACCGGCTCGACGGCCTCAAGGTGGTGCTCGACGAGGCGCACGGCGCCGCCGCTTACGTCTCCCCGGAGGCGTTCGCGCGGGCCGGAGCGGAGGTCGTCACCATCGGCGCCGACCCCGACGGCCTCAACATCAACGACGGATGCGGCTCCACCCACCTCGGCCTCCTCCAGGCCGCCGTCGTCGAGAACGGCGCCGACTTCGGCATCGCGCACGACGGCGACGCCGACCGCTGCCTCGCCGTCGACGCCCAGGGCAACGAGATCGACGGCGACCAGATCCTCGCCGTCCTCGCCCTCGCGATGCGCGACGCCGGACAGCTCCGCGGCAACACCGTCGTCGGCACCGTGATGTCCAACCTCGGCTTCAAGATGGCCATGGAGCGCGAGGGCATCGAGCTCGTCCAGACCGCGGTCGGCGACCGGTACGTCCTGGAGGCCATGAAGGCCGAGGGGTACGCGCTCGGCGGCGAGCAGTCCGGCCACGTCATCGTGCTGGACCACGCCACCACCGGCGACGGCACCCTGACCGGCCTGATGCTGGCGGCCCGCGTCGCCGCCACCGGCCGTACCCTCGCCGAGCTCGCGGGCGTCATGCAGCGCCTGCCCCAGGTTCTCGTCAACGTCCCCGACGTCGACAAGTCCCGCGTCTCCACCTCCGCCGAGCTGGCCGCCGCCGTCGCCGAGGCCGAGCGCGAACTCGGTGCCACCGGACGGGTCCTGCTCCGCAAGTCCGGCACCGAACCGCTGGTACGCGTGATGGTGGAGGCGGCCGACTTCGGCCAGGCCCAGGCCATCGCGGGCCGGCTCGCCGACGTGGTGAAGTCCGCGCTCGGCTGA
- the rpsI gene encoding 30S ribosomal protein S9 — MAETTVETVEGTEGEETFAEVTTFESEVPVEGEYTSESLAGRFGDPQPAAGLGRRKNAIARVRIVPGTGKWKINGRTLEDYFPNKVHQQEVNEPFKVLELDNRYDVIARISGGGVSGQAGALRLGVARALNEADVDNNRATLKKAGFLSRDDRAVERKKAGLKKARKAPQYSKR; from the coding sequence GTGGCCGAGACCACTGTTGAGACCGTCGAGGGCACCGAGGGCGAGGAGACCTTCGCCGAGGTGACCACCTTCGAGTCCGAGGTCCCCGTCGAGGGTGAGTACACCTCCGAGTCGCTCGCCGGCCGCTTCGGCGACCCGCAGCCCGCCGCCGGCCTTGGCCGTCGCAAGAACGCCATCGCCCGCGTCCGGATCGTTCCGGGCACCGGCAAGTGGAAGATCAACGGTCGCACCCTTGAGGACTACTTCCCCAACAAGGTGCACCAGCAGGAAGTCAACGAGCCCTTCAAGGTGCTCGAGCTCGACAACCGCTACGACGTCATCGCCCGCATCTCGGGTGGCGGCGTCTCGGGTCAGGCCGGTGCCCTGCGCCTCGGCGTCGCCCGTGCGCTGAACGAGGCTGACGTGGACAACAACCGCGCCACGCTGAAGAAGGCCGGCTTCCTCTCCCGCGACGACCGTGCGGTCGAGCGCAAGAAGGCCGGTCTCAAGAAGGCCCGCAAGGCGCCGCAGTACAGCAAGCGCTAA
- a CDS encoding NAD(P)H-hydrate dehydratase — translation MRTAYSVETVRAAERALMARLPEGALMQRAAAGLAVACGDLLRRNGRVYGSRVLLLIGSGANGGDALYAGARLARRGAGVSVLLTAPGQAHAGGLAALRAAGGRVLDHPEEAGIVDLVVDGITGIGGRGGLRPEAAALVKAVTEGHGAPVLAVDLPSGVEADSGEVHGEAVRADATVTFGTYKPGLLIDPGAERTGGLRLVDIGLGPELPERPDLEALQFADVAALLPLPGAESDKYGRGVVGVVAGSERYPGAAVLAVAGALRGGAGAVRYAGPGGETVIARFPETLVHEGRPSQAGRVQSWVVGPGLGDGRAATAAVEDVLATDVPVLIDADGLRLMDGDTVRSRSAATVLTPHAGEAAALLGVERAEVEAGRLAAVRELAARYRATVLLKGSTTLIAEAGDTPVRVNPTGTAWLATAGSGDVLSGLIGSLLAAGLAPRDAASVGAHLHGLAGRHGADGAPVSAQDIAEGIPAAWRDVRRG, via the coding sequence ATGCGTACCGCTTACAGCGTGGAGACCGTACGGGCCGCCGAGCGGGCCCTGATGGCGCGGCTGCCCGAGGGCGCCCTGATGCAGCGGGCCGCAGCCGGGCTCGCGGTGGCCTGCGGGGACCTGCTGCGGCGCAACGGCCGGGTGTACGGGTCCCGGGTGCTGCTCCTGATCGGCAGCGGCGCCAACGGCGGCGACGCCCTCTACGCGGGCGCCCGCCTCGCCCGGCGCGGCGCGGGCGTCAGCGTCCTGCTCACCGCCCCCGGCCAGGCCCACGCGGGCGGGCTCGCCGCGCTGCGCGCGGCCGGCGGACGGGTGCTGGACCACCCCGAGGAGGCCGGGATCGTGGACCTCGTGGTGGACGGGATCACCGGCATCGGCGGCCGGGGCGGGCTGCGCCCGGAGGCCGCCGCCCTGGTGAAGGCGGTCACCGAGGGGCACGGCGCGCCGGTCCTCGCGGTGGACCTGCCCAGCGGAGTGGAGGCGGACAGCGGCGAGGTGCACGGGGAGGCGGTACGCGCCGACGCCACCGTCACCTTCGGTACGTACAAGCCGGGGCTGCTCATCGATCCCGGCGCCGAGCGGACCGGCGGGCTGCGGCTCGTCGACATCGGCCTCGGCCCGGAGCTGCCGGAGCGCCCCGACCTGGAGGCGCTCCAGTTCGCGGACGTGGCGGCGCTGCTGCCGCTGCCCGGCGCGGAGAGCGACAAGTACGGCCGGGGCGTCGTCGGCGTGGTCGCCGGTTCCGAGCGCTACCCGGGCGCGGCGGTCCTCGCCGTCGCCGGGGCGCTGCGCGGCGGTGCCGGTGCGGTGCGGTACGCCGGTCCCGGCGGGGAGACGGTGATCGCCCGGTTCCCCGAGACGCTGGTGCACGAGGGGCGGCCCTCGCAGGCGGGCCGGGTGCAGTCCTGGGTGGTCGGGCCGGGTCTCGGCGACGGGCGGGCGGCCACCGCCGCGGTCGAGGACGTGCTCGCCACGGACGTACCGGTGCTGATCGACGCGGACGGGCTGCGGCTGATGGACGGCGACACCGTGCGCTCCCGCTCGGCGGCCACCGTCCTCACCCCGCACGCCGGGGAGGCCGCGGCCCTGCTCGGCGTGGAACGCGCGGAGGTGGAGGCGGGCCGGCTCGCCGCCGTACGCGAACTCGCCGCCCGCTACCGCGCCACGGTCCTGCTGAAGGGGTCCACCACGCTGATCGCCGAGGCCGGCGACACGCCCGTACGGGTCAACCCGACCGGCACCGCGTGGCTCGCCACGGCCGGCAGCGGGGACGTGCTCTCCGGGCTGATCGGTTCACTGCTCGCGGCCGGCCTCGCCCCCCGCGACGCCGCCTCGGTCGGCGCCCACCTGCACGGACTCGCCGGGCGGCACGGCGCCGACGGGGCGCCCGTCTCCGCCCAGGACATCGCCGAGGGCATCCCGGCCGCCTGGCGGGACGTGCGCAGGGGCTGA
- a CDS encoding ABC-F family ATP-binding cassette domain-containing protein — translation MGHLEAGHLEYYLPDGRVLLGDASFRVADGAVVALVGANGAGKTTLLRLLSGELQPHGGTVSVSGGLGVMGQFVGSVRDGQTVRDLLVSVAHPQIRAAAKAVDAAEELILTVDDEAAQMKYAQALSDWAEVRGYEAETLWDMCTTAALGVPYDKAQYREARTLSGGEQKRLVLEALLRGPDEVLLLDEPDNYLDVPGKRWLEEKLKETRKTVLFVSHDRELLSRAAEKIVSVEPGAAGSDVWVHGGGFDTYHQARKDRFARFEELLRRWQEEHARLRALVLRMRQQAAISPDMANRYHAMQTRFKKFEDAGPPPEPPREQDIRMRLRGGRTGVRAVTCTQLELTGLMKPFDLEIFYGERVAVLGSNGSGKSHFLRLLAGEPVAHTGEYKLGARVVAGHFAQTHAHPELLGKTLVEILWSEQAKDRGAAMGVLRRYELERQGDQPFEKLSGGQQARFQILLLELSGTTALLLDEPTDNLDLESAEALQDGLEAYDGTVMAVTHDRWFAKSFDRYLVFGSDGVVRETTEPVWDERRVERTR, via the coding sequence ACGGAGCCGGCAAGACGACACTGCTGCGCCTGCTCTCCGGCGAGCTCCAGCCGCACGGCGGCACGGTCTCGGTGAGCGGCGGCCTCGGCGTGATGGGCCAGTTCGTCGGCTCCGTACGCGACGGCCAGACCGTCCGTGACCTGCTGGTCTCCGTGGCGCACCCGCAGATCCGGGCCGCCGCGAAGGCGGTGGACGCCGCCGAGGAGCTGATCCTCACCGTCGACGACGAGGCCGCGCAGATGAAGTACGCGCAGGCCCTCAGCGACTGGGCGGAGGTGCGCGGCTACGAGGCGGAGACCCTCTGGGACATGTGCACCACGGCCGCGCTCGGCGTCCCGTACGACAAGGCGCAGTACCGCGAGGCGCGCACCCTCAGCGGCGGCGAGCAGAAGCGCCTGGTCCTCGAAGCGCTGCTGCGCGGACCCGACGAGGTGCTGCTCCTCGACGAGCCGGACAACTACCTCGACGTCCCCGGCAAGCGCTGGCTGGAGGAGAAACTCAAGGAGACCCGCAAGACGGTCCTCTTCGTCTCCCACGACCGCGAGCTGCTCTCCCGCGCCGCCGAGAAGATCGTCAGCGTCGAGCCCGGCGCGGCCGGCAGCGACGTCTGGGTGCACGGCGGCGGCTTCGACACCTACCACCAGGCCCGCAAGGACCGGTTCGCCCGGTTCGAGGAGCTGCTGCGCCGCTGGCAGGAGGAGCACGCCCGGCTGCGCGCCCTCGTCCTGCGGATGCGGCAGCAGGCGGCCATCAGCCCCGACATGGCCAACCGCTACCACGCCATGCAGACCCGCTTCAAGAAGTTCGAGGACGCCGGCCCGCCCCCCGAGCCGCCCCGCGAGCAGGACATCCGGATGCGACTGCGCGGCGGACGCACCGGCGTACGTGCGGTGACCTGCACACAGCTGGAGCTCACCGGCCTGATGAAGCCGTTCGACCTGGAGATCTTCTACGGCGAGCGGGTCGCCGTCCTCGGCTCCAACGGCTCCGGGAAGTCCCACTTCCTGCGCCTCCTCGCCGGGGAGCCGGTCGCGCACACCGGCGAGTACAAGCTCGGCGCCCGGGTGGTCGCCGGCCACTTCGCGCAGACCCACGCCCACCCGGAGCTGCTCGGCAAGACCCTGGTGGAGATCCTCTGGAGCGAGCAGGCGAAGGACCGGGGCGCGGCGATGGGCGTGCTGCGCCGGTACGAGCTGGAGCGCCAGGGCGACCAGCCCTTCGAGAAGCTCTCCGGCGGCCAGCAGGCCCGCTTCCAGATCCTGCTGCTGGAGCTGTCGGGCACCACCGCGCTGCTGCTGGACGAGCCCACGGACAACCTGGACCTGGAGTCCGCGGAGGCGCTCCAGGACGGCCTGGAGGCGTATGACGGGACCGTGATGGCCGTCACCCACGACCGCTGGTTCGCGAAGTCCTTCGACCGGTACCTCGTCTTCGGTTCGGACGGTGTGGTGCGCGAGACGACCGAGCCGGTCTGGGACGAACGACGGGTCGAGCGGACCCGCTGA
- the rplM gene encoding 50S ribosomal protein L13: MRTYSPKPGDVTRQWHVIDAQDIVLGRLATTAANLLRGKHKAIYAPHMDMGDFVIIINADKVHLSGNKKTQKMAYRHSGFPGGLRSVRYDELLSKNPEKAVEKAIKGMIPKNTLGRQMLSKLKVYAGDQHPHAAQQPVPYEITQVAQ; the protein is encoded by the coding sequence GTGCGTACGTACAGCCCCAAGCCCGGAGATGTGACGCGCCAGTGGCACGTCATCGACGCCCAGGACATCGTCCTGGGTCGTCTGGCCACCACGGCTGCGAACCTCCTCCGAGGCAAGCACAAGGCGATTTACGCCCCCCACATGGACATGGGCGACTTCGTCATCATCATCAACGCCGACAAGGTTCACCTGTCCGGCAACAAGAAGACCCAGAAGATGGCGTACCGCCACTCCGGCTTCCCGGGTGGTCTCCGCTCGGTCCGCTACGACGAGCTGCTCTCCAAGAACCCGGAGAAGGCCGTCGAGAAGGCCATCAAGGGCATGATCCCCAAGAACACCCTGGGCCGGCAGATGCTGTCGAAGCTCAAGGTGTACGCGGGCGACCAGCACCCGCACGCTGCGCAGCAGCCGGTCCCGTACGAGATCACCCAGGTCGCGCAGTAG
- a CDS encoding holo-ACP synthase produces MIIGVGIDVAEIARFDAALERTPQMAERLFLAEELMLPGGERRGIASLAARFAAKEAVAKALGAPGGLLWTDCEVWVEDSGQPRLRVTGTVAARAEALGVRNWHLSLSHDAGVASAMVVAEG; encoded by the coding sequence GTGATCATCGGGGTCGGGATCGATGTCGCCGAGATCGCGCGGTTCGACGCCGCGCTGGAACGTACGCCCCAGATGGCCGAGCGGCTCTTCCTCGCGGAGGAACTGATGCTGCCGGGCGGCGAGCGGCGCGGCATCGCCTCGCTCGCCGCCCGGTTCGCCGCGAAGGAGGCCGTCGCCAAGGCGCTCGGCGCGCCCGGCGGCCTCCTCTGGACCGACTGCGAGGTCTGGGTCGAGGACAGCGGGCAGCCCCGCCTGCGGGTCACCGGTACGGTCGCCGCCCGAGCCGAGGCCCTCGGCGTCCGCAACTGGCACCTCTCCCTCAGCCACGACGCGGGGGTGGCGTCGGCCATGGTCGTCGCGGAAGGTTGA